Proteins from a single region of Chryseobacterium sp. T16E-39:
- a CDS encoding PorT family protein: MKKLGLLIGLFTVGMNYAQIKFEKGYIINNSGEKTEVLIKDLDWKNNPTEFEYKLNDVSPVKKEDIKNISEFAVNNSEKYVRKTVMIDHSSDIIAYISKNKTPDFKEETLFLKYVVEGKANLFYYQNTDTKRFFYNIDQSDVKQLVYKPYYVSEILVRYNNEYKKQISENLTCGIENKEIENADYKTNALTKIFVKYNACSNGGSVNYAEIKEKRDFFNLNIRPGISSSKFQTTFNSYDPAGKADFDRKFTFRIGAEFEFLLPYNKNKWAIFIEPTYQYYKTDSETTVNRGTYFERKITQSIDYKSLDTPIGIRHYMFLNDKSKIFVNAAFILGIGLNSSFKQDNVEMDIKTANNIAFGAGYKYDDKFSVELRVNTSRNLLRNYVMWDSDYSTMSLIFGYTLF; the protein is encoded by the coding sequence ATGAAGAAACTAGGGCTCCTTATCGGGCTTTTTACTGTTGGCATGAACTATGCCCAGATCAAATTTGAAAAAGGATATATTATTAATAATTCCGGAGAAAAGACTGAAGTATTAATTAAAGATTTAGATTGGAAAAATAATCCTACAGAGTTTGAATATAAACTTAACGATGTTTCTCCGGTAAAAAAGGAAGATATAAAAAACATTTCTGAATTTGCGGTCAACAATTCTGAAAAATATGTAAGAAAAACAGTAATGATAGACCATTCTTCAGATATCATTGCCTATATTTCAAAGAATAAAACACCTGATTTTAAAGAAGAAACCCTATTTCTAAAATATGTGGTTGAAGGAAAAGCTAATTTGTTTTATTATCAAAATACTGACACCAAAAGGTTCTTTTACAATATTGATCAATCTGATGTAAAGCAGCTTGTATACAAGCCCTATTATGTGAGTGAAATTTTGGTCCGTTATAACAATGAATATAAAAAACAGATCTCGGAAAATCTTACATGCGGTATCGAAAATAAAGAAATTGAAAATGCAGACTACAAAACAAATGCGCTAACAAAAATTTTCGTCAAATACAATGCATGTTCCAACGGTGGTTCTGTAAATTATGCTGAGATAAAAGAAAAAAGAGACTTTTTTAATCTGAATATCAGACCGGGAATCAGCAGTTCGAAATTTCAAACGACATTCAATTCTTATGATCCGGCTGGAAAAGCAGATTTTGACAGAAAATTTACTTTCAGGATCGGAGCTGAATTTGAATTCCTCCTTCCTTACAACAAAAATAAATGGGCCATATTCATTGAGCCTACTTATCAGTATTATAAAACCGATTCCGAAACTACAGTCAACCGTGGAACGTACTTTGAAAGAAAAATCACTCAAAGTATAGACTACAAATCGCTAGATACACCTATTGGAATCAGACACTATATGTTCCTAAATGATAAATCCAAGATATTTGTTAATGCTGCATTTATTCTTGGGATTGGTCTTAATTCTTCTTTCAAACAGGACAATGTTGAAATGGATATAAAAACCGCCAATAATATTGCATTTGGGGCAGGTTATAAATACGATGATAAATTCAGTGTCGAGCTCAGAGTGAATACTTCAAGAAACCTTTTAAGAAATTATGTAATGTGGGACTCTGATTACAGTACGATGTCATTAATTTTCGGATATACCCTTTTCTAA
- a CDS encoding TolC family protein — protein sequence MNKNKIYQYTGIALVFLSLAACKPIEIEQRVENKTVPEKYGSTDDATSNTGKIKWNEYFSDPNLQALINEALKNNQELNIVLQEIEISKNEIKARKGEYLPSVGLKAGAGLDKVSRYTNIGAMEANTEIEPGKEMPDPLFDFAVGAQAKWETDIWGKLHNATRAQVQRYLAGVEGKNFMTTNLIAEIADSYYELLALDNELDILQQNIKIQNDALQVVRDLKKFARSNELAVQRFQAQVLKTQGMQYDIQQKIVETENRVNYLVGRFPQPVERTKNTFNTLVPQPVYSGIPSELLENRPDIKQAEYELAASKLDIKSAKARFYPSLDISAGIGFQAFNPLYIVKPQSFLYSLAGELTAPLINRNAIKAAYYNANSKQVQAVYHYEQTVLAAYIEVANQLSKIHNLESSVDIKTQEVNALTKSIDISNDLFKYARADYMEVLLTQRDALESKFELVEKKVNQLKASVAIYKALGGGWDQNPVATPDIIKK from the coding sequence ATGAATAAGAATAAAATATATCAATATACAGGTATTGCGCTGGTCTTTTTAAGCCTTGCGGCTTGTAAACCAATAGAAATAGAGCAACGTGTTGAAAATAAAACAGTACCGGAAAAATATGGCAGTACTGATGATGCTACCTCAAATACCGGAAAGATCAAATGGAATGAATATTTCAGTGATCCGAATCTTCAGGCACTCATCAATGAAGCACTGAAAAACAATCAGGAACTTAATATTGTTCTTCAGGAAATAGAGATTTCTAAAAATGAGATCAAAGCCCGTAAAGGAGAATATTTACCCTCTGTAGGTTTAAAAGCGGGAGCTGGTTTGGATAAAGTCAGCCGTTATACCAACATCGGCGCTATGGAAGCGAATACAGAAATTGAACCTGGTAAAGAAATGCCTGATCCTTTATTTGACTTTGCAGTTGGCGCTCAGGCAAAATGGGAAACCGATATCTGGGGAAAACTACACAATGCAACCCGGGCACAGGTACAGAGATATCTGGCCGGTGTTGAAGGGAAAAACTTTATGACAACCAATCTTATCGCTGAAATAGCTGATTCTTATTATGAGTTATTAGCTCTGGATAATGAACTGGATATTCTCCAACAGAATATAAAAATTCAAAATGATGCCTTGCAGGTGGTAAGAGATTTGAAAAAGTTTGCCCGTTCCAATGAACTTGCTGTACAGCGTTTTCAGGCACAGGTATTAAAAACACAGGGAATGCAATATGACATCCAACAAAAAATTGTAGAGACCGAAAACAGAGTTAATTACCTGGTCGGAAGATTCCCGCAACCAGTGGAAAGAACTAAAAATACCTTTAATACTCTTGTTCCTCAACCTGTCTACAGTGGAATACCTTCAGAACTGTTGGAAAACAGGCCTGATATCAAACAGGCTGAATATGAACTTGCTGCGTCCAAACTGGATATAAAATCAGCAAAAGCCAGATTCTATCCGTCCCTTGATATTTCCGCCGGAATAGGTTTTCAGGCTTTCAATCCTTTGTATATTGTTAAACCTCAGTCTTTCCTGTATTCTCTTGCCGGAGAACTTACTGCTCCGCTGATCAATAGAAATGCTATTAAAGCGGCTTATTATAATGCCAATTCTAAGCAGGTCCAGGCAGTTTATCATTATGAACAAACCGTATTAGCAGCCTATATCGAAGTTGCCAATCAGCTATCAAAAATTCATAATCTAGAAAGTAGTGTTGATATTAAAACCCAGGAAGTGAATGCACTAACCAAGTCTATTGACATCTCCAATGATCTTTTTAAATATGCCCGTGCAGATTATATGGAAGTTCTTTTAACCCAACGGGATGCATTGGAATCTAAATTTGAACTGGTTGAAAAGAAAGTAAATCAGCTTAAAGCCAGTGTGGCCATTTATAAAGCATTAGGTGGAGGATGGGATCAGAACCCTGTTGCAACGCCTGATATTATCAAGAAATAA
- the queG gene encoding tRNA epoxyqueuosine(34) reductase QueG — MNSTAEKYSELIKSKAQSFGFQNCGISKADFLEDDARHLEKWLKNNFHGEMKYMENHFDKRLDPRLLVEGSKSVISLSYNYFPEEKISALENYKISKYAYAEDYHEVIKEILREMVAELQEEIGDFGFRVFVDSAPILERSWAKKSGIGWVGKNANLITKQNGSFYFLAEIICDLELIADHETTNHCGTCRKCIDACPTNAIISDKIVDGSKCISYATIELKSEIPDYFKDKMQDWMFGCDICQDVCPWNRFSAPNLQSRFKPNETLKNFKKGEWKELTQELFSDIFRKSPVKRTKFAGLKRNIEFLEKGK; from the coding sequence ATGAATTCAACTGCTGAAAAATATTCTGAACTGATAAAGTCCAAAGCTCAAAGTTTTGGATTTCAGAATTGTGGTATTTCAAAAGCTGATTTCCTTGAAGACGACGCACGGCACTTAGAAAAATGGCTTAAGAATAATTTCCATGGAGAAATGAAATACATGGAAAATCATTTTGATAAAAGATTAGATCCCAGATTGTTGGTTGAGGGCTCTAAGTCAGTGATTTCATTATCTTATAATTACTTTCCCGAAGAAAAAATTTCGGCACTTGAAAACTATAAGATTTCAAAATATGCTTATGCTGAAGATTACCATGAAGTGATCAAAGAGATCCTTCGTGAGATGGTTGCTGAACTACAGGAAGAAATTGGCGATTTTGGATTCAGGGTTTTTGTGGATTCTGCCCCAATACTTGAAAGAAGTTGGGCAAAGAAATCAGGAATTGGGTGGGTCGGTAAGAATGCGAATCTTATCACCAAACAAAACGGATCTTTTTATTTTTTGGCAGAAATTATCTGTGATCTTGAATTGATTGCGGATCACGAAACCACCAATCATTGCGGGACATGCAGAAAATGTATCGACGCCTGTCCCACGAACGCTATTATTTCTGATAAAATTGTTGATGGGAGTAAGTGCATTTCTTATGCAACCATAGAATTGAAAAGCGAAATTCCTGATTATTTCAAAGATAAAATGCAGGACTGGATGTTTGGCTGTGATATTTGCCAGGATGTATGCCCATGGAATCGGTTCTCGGCTCCCAATCTGCAAAGCCGGTTTAAACCTAATGAAACCCTGAAAAATTTCAAGAAAGGAGAATGGAAAGAGCTGACCCAGGAATTGTTTTCTGATATTTTTAGAAAATCACCAGTGAAAAGAACAAAATTTGCAGGTCTGAAAAGGAATATTGAGTTTTTGGAAAAGGGGAAGTAA
- a CDS encoding alpha/beta fold hydrolase, with protein MSIDVIEEKEESLYIEYNHSLEKRPTLVFLHDSLGCTQLWRDFPMKLSEASQCNVLVYDRLGYGKSSPMPTSERPNNYMELEADLLNDLLIELNIRDAILFGHSDGGTIALITASKYPKNVKAVICEAGHIFVEEVTLKGVYDAWEAYKTTNLSERLQKYHGNKVEMLFKAWTETWTREGYRDWNIEYLLKDITCPLLFIQGESDEYGTLEQVEKTIGQVSGSSEKYIIPGVGHTPHKEVPDLVLNKAVDFIQNL; from the coding sequence ATGTCGATTGATGTAATAGAAGAAAAAGAAGAAAGTCTATATATAGAATACAATCATTCACTTGAAAAGAGACCTACATTGGTTTTTCTGCACGACTCCCTGGGATGTACCCAGTTATGGCGGGATTTTCCCATGAAACTTTCAGAGGCTTCTCAATGTAATGTTCTCGTGTATGATCGCCTGGGGTATGGTAAATCCAGTCCGATGCCAACCTCAGAAAGGCCCAACAACTATATGGAATTGGAAGCGGATCTGCTAAATGATCTGTTGATCGAACTGAATATCAGGGATGCGATCTTGTTCGGGCATAGCGATGGAGGGACGATAGCTTTGATCACGGCCAGTAAATACCCGAAAAATGTAAAAGCTGTTATTTGTGAAGCTGGACATATCTTCGTGGAAGAAGTAACCTTAAAAGGAGTATATGATGCTTGGGAGGCCTACAAAACAACAAACCTCTCCGAACGTTTACAAAAATACCATGGAAATAAGGTCGAAATGCTTTTTAAGGCCTGGACGGAAACATGGACCAGGGAAGGCTACAGAGACTGGAATATCGAATATCTGCTGAAAGACATTACTTGTCCTTTATTATTTATCCAGGGAGAATCAGATGAATATGGAACCCTTGAACAGGTGGAAAAAACGATCGGGCAGGTAAGTGGATCATCAGAAAAATACATTATTCCTGGTGTCGGGCATACTCCCCATAAAGAAGTTCCGGATTTAGTATTGAATAAAGCAGTGGATTTTATTCAGAATCTTTAA
- a CDS encoding NAD(P)H-dependent flavin oxidoreductase: MESEQNRITKLFDIKYPIIQAGMIWHSGWRLASAVSNCGGLGLIGAGSMYPDILRENIQKCKAATDKPFGVNVPMLYPNIEEIIQIILEEGVKIVFTSAGNPKTYTETLQKEGIKVAHVVSSTKFAVKCEDAGVDAIVAEGFEAGGHNGRDETTTFCLIPNVKQHVSKPLIAAGGIALGSQMKAAMILGADGVQIGSRFAATNEASAHENWKKKITELNEGDTHLTLKELAPVRMVKNKFFNELENIYQSGRDAGALAASLGRSRAKKGMFEGDMEDGELEIGQVSALINDVLPVEKVFANLLKEFEEVKMPKL, encoded by the coding sequence ATGGAATCAGAACAAAATAGGATTACAAAACTTTTTGACATAAAATATCCGATTATTCAGGCGGGAATGATCTGGCATTCCGGATGGAGACTTGCTTCTGCAGTTTCCAATTGCGGAGGGTTAGGTCTGATCGGAGCCGGAAGTATGTATCCTGATATATTACGGGAGAATATTCAGAAATGCAAAGCGGCAACAGATAAGCCTTTCGGGGTTAATGTTCCGATGCTTTATCCCAATATCGAGGAGATTATTCAGATTATTCTGGAAGAGGGGGTGAAAATTGTTTTTACTTCGGCCGGAAATCCCAAAACCTACACAGAAACATTGCAAAAAGAAGGAATAAAAGTAGCACATGTTGTTTCTTCAACGAAATTTGCGGTGAAATGTGAAGATGCAGGAGTAGACGCTATTGTTGCGGAAGGTTTTGAGGCAGGAGGCCATAACGGAAGAGATGAAACCACAACTTTTTGCCTTATTCCCAACGTAAAACAGCATGTCTCTAAACCGCTTATTGCAGCAGGAGGAATTGCGCTAGGTTCCCAAATGAAAGCTGCCATGATCCTGGGGGCAGATGGAGTACAGATTGGTTCCCGGTTCGCAGCAACAAACGAGGCAAGTGCTCATGAAAACTGGAAAAAGAAAATTACAGAATTGAACGAAGGAGATACCCATCTTACATTAAAAGAATTAGCACCGGTAAGGATGGTTAAAAATAAATTTTTTAATGAGCTGGAAAATATTTACCAGTCAGGAAGAGATGCCGGAGCTTTAGCTGCATCATTAGGAAGATCCAGGGCAAAAAAGGGAATGTTCGAAGGGGATATGGAAGATGGTGAATTGGAAATAGGGCAGGTATCTGCTTTGATTAATGATGTGCTTCCTGTTGAGAAAGTCTTTGCCAACTTATTGAAAGAGTTTGAAGAGGTGAAAATGCCTAAATTGTAA
- a CDS encoding rhodanese-like domain-containing protein — MSLTEVLKSGNYQLIDVREPMELEMDGNIEGAQNIPLGEVEDRKDEILSIEKPVVIFCRSGNRSGKALEYLNSQGLKDGYNGGGWADLKATIEANQGTF, encoded by the coding sequence ATGTCTTTAACAGAAGTATTAAAATCAGGAAATTATCAATTAATAGACGTTCGTGAACCAATGGAATTGGAAATGGACGGTAATATAGAAGGTGCTCAAAATATTCCATTAGGAGAAGTTGAGGACAGAAAGGATGAAATTTTATCGATCGAAAAGCCAGTTGTTATATTCTGTAGAAGTGGAAACAGAAGCGGAAAAGCATTGGAATATTTAAACTCTCAGGGTTTAAAGGATGGCTATAACGGCGGTGGCTGGGCAGATCTGAAAGCAACAATCGAAGCAAATCAAGGAACTTTTTAA
- a CDS encoding PfkB family carbohydrate kinase, translating into MKLLVVGSVAFDAIETPFGKTDKILGGAATYIAITSSILGVKSGIVSVVGGDFPQEHLDMFTDRDVNIEGLEIVKEGKTFFWSGKYHNDLNTRDTLATEVNVLENFDPKIPDSMQDAEILLLGNLHPGVQLSVLEKMNQRPKLVVLDTMNFWMDTALDILMDMIAKTDVITINDEEARQLSGEYSLVKAAKKILTMGPKYVIIKKGEHGALLFNNTQVFAIPALPLEDVFDPTGAGDTFAGGFAAYLAKKGKIDFDTMKSALIVGSAMASFTVEKFGTERIEEVSESDMFSRLKQFKELTTFDIELQ; encoded by the coding sequence ATGAAACTTTTAGTTGTTGGAAGTGTTGCATTTGACGCAATCGAAACACCGTTTGGTAAAACAGATAAAATTTTAGGAGGTGCAGCCACTTACATTGCAATCACTTCATCAATATTAGGCGTAAAATCAGGAATTGTTTCTGTTGTAGGTGGAGATTTTCCACAAGAACATCTTGACATGTTTACAGACAGAGATGTCAATATCGAAGGCCTTGAAATTGTAAAAGAAGGAAAAACATTTTTCTGGTCAGGAAAATATCACAACGATTTAAATACAAGAGATACTTTAGCGACTGAAGTGAATGTTTTAGAGAATTTTGATCCTAAGATTCCGGATTCTATGCAGGATGCTGAGATCTTATTATTAGGAAACCTACACCCTGGAGTTCAGCTTTCAGTACTTGAAAAAATGAATCAACGTCCTAAACTTGTAGTTTTGGATACCATGAATTTCTGGATGGATACTGCTTTGGATATTTTGATGGATATGATCGCTAAAACAGATGTAATTACCATTAATGATGAAGAGGCAAGACAGCTTTCAGGAGAATATTCATTGGTGAAAGCGGCTAAGAAGATCCTTACAATGGGACCTAAATATGTTATTATCAAAAAAGGAGAACACGGAGCATTACTTTTCAATAATACTCAGGTATTTGCGATTCCGGCTCTTCCATTAGAAGATGTTTTCGATCCTACCGGTGCCGGAGATACTTTTGCAGGTGGATTTGCTGCATATCTGGCAAAGAAAGGGAAAATTGATTTCGATACGATGAAATCTGCATTAATTGTTGGTTCAGCTATGGCTTCCTTTACTGTAGAAAAATTCGGAACTGAAAGAATTGAGGAAGTAAGCGAGTCTGATATGTTCAGCAGATTGAAACAATTTAAGGAATTAACAACATTTGATATTGAACTTCAATAA
- a CDS encoding peptidylprolyl isomerase: protein MINKLKITFLFGVFVMLFATNMKAQLKQGDLVDGIAAVIGDEIVLESDVDEQMNYAKQQGASKTDKCEFLENLINNKLLVFEARKDTLIENRSAAIKSQANAKYSQLLSQFPDEKSMLTAYKFRNAYEMKNAIEKIDTDTYYGQAKYQRITDKADVTPNEVTDFYNLYKGQLPEIKDEVSLAQIMMYPKLTEAHKDELINKLKKIKQDIAGGESFESQARIYSEDPGSASTGGLMKNISKGQMVKPFEAAALNLQEGEISDPVESEFGYHIIQLVKKSGKIYDARHILLMATPTEDEVKTARKKLDSIKTLIAGGKITFKDAAFKYSDDKKTKFNGGVIAGSDGSNKIERESIPGTISYELAGLNKDDITNAFDDEDERKRKVVKIVKIEEVIPSHQITLETDYDRIKQMALNKKRNEMVEKFVNSKLPTTFISIDSRYDSCKFKGNWKKEALKK, encoded by the coding sequence ATGATAAATAAACTAAAGATCACTTTTCTTTTTGGAGTTTTTGTGATGCTCTTTGCTACCAACATGAAGGCTCAGCTAAAACAAGGGGACTTGGTAGATGGTATTGCTGCTGTAATTGGAGATGAAATCGTACTTGAATCTGACGTAGACGAACAGATGAATTATGCGAAACAGCAGGGAGCTTCCAAGACGGATAAGTGTGAGTTTTTGGAAAATCTGATCAACAATAAACTTCTTGTATTTGAAGCTAGAAAAGATACATTGATTGAAAATAGATCTGCAGCGATTAAGAGCCAGGCAAATGCTAAGTATTCGCAGCTGCTTTCTCAGTTTCCTGATGAAAAATCAATGCTTACCGCTTATAAGTTCAGAAATGCGTATGAAATGAAAAATGCTATTGAAAAAATAGATACCGATACGTATTATGGACAGGCGAAATATCAGAGAATTACTGATAAAGCTGACGTTACCCCTAATGAGGTAACCGATTTCTATAATTTGTATAAAGGGCAGTTACCTGAGATCAAAGATGAGGTTTCACTGGCTCAGATCATGATGTACCCAAAGCTTACAGAAGCTCATAAGGACGAATTGATCAATAAATTGAAAAAGATCAAACAGGATATCGCTGGTGGAGAGTCATTTGAAAGCCAGGCAAGGATCTATTCAGAGGATCCGGGTTCAGCATCTACCGGAGGTTTAATGAAAAACATATCTAAGGGGCAGATGGTGAAGCCATTTGAAGCTGCTGCACTTAACCTGCAGGAAGGAGAGATCTCAGACCCTGTAGAGTCAGAATTTGGTTATCACATTATTCAATTGGTGAAAAAATCAGGTAAGATTTATGATGCAAGACATATTCTTTTAATGGCAACGCCTACAGAAGATGAAGTGAAAACTGCCAGAAAAAAATTAGACAGTATCAAGACTTTAATTGCTGGAGGTAAAATTACATTTAAAGATGCTGCTTTTAAATATTCTGATGACAAGAAGACCAAGTTCAATGGTGGGGTGATTGCAGGATCTGACGGTTCTAATAAGATCGAAAGAGAAAGCATTCCTGGAACGATCAGCTATGAGTTGGCAGGTTTAAATAAAGATGACATTACAAATGCTTTTGATGATGAAGATGAAAGAAAAAGAAAAGTAGTTAAAATTGTAAAAATCGAGGAAGTAATTCCTTCTCACCAGATCACTCTGGAAACTGACTACGACAGAATAAAGCAAATGGCACTTAATAAAAAGCGAAATGAAATGGTTGAAAAATTTGTTAATTCAAAATTACCAACCACATTCATATCAATAGATAGCCGTTATGACTCTTGTAAGTTCAAAGGAAACTGGAAGAAAGAGGCTTTAAAGAAATAA